From Pseudomonadota bacterium:
GTGACCCACCAAGGCGTCAGCGGCGGTAGGGCGAATGCGATCAATACGGCCGCGAGCAGTGCGCTGCCGTCCTGTAAATACGGCTGCCGAGGTTGTCCGCGCAGCGTGAGCATGAACGCTTCGCATGCGAGCGCCACACACGCGGCAATCAGTGTGTTCAACAATAGTCCCGGACCAAAGAACCATACATGCGCCAGTGCCGCCGGAACCAGCGCGAGTGATACTTCGTACATGATGGCGCGCACCGAACGCGCTCGGCGAATATGTGGCGCCGCGATCATGATGAGTCGCCTTTTTTGCGCGCCTTGGCGCGTGCTACGGCGGCGAGTATGTCGGACTGTTTTTGTTTGGCGTCGCGGGTCGCCTGCTGACGCTCGGCCCGGGCCGCATCGCGTTCTTGCTGTTGACGCAGCAATCGCTGTTCGCGCTGCTCATAGCGCTCGCGGGCCTGATTCGAGCGGGCTTGCTGTTGCGAGCGAAACCAAAGTTCGTCTTTCGCGTAACGAAAATATTGCGTCAGCGGCAGATTGCTCGGACACACGTAGTCACAACAGCCGCATTCGATGCAGTCAAATAGATGAAAATCCGGTAGGCGCTCAAGGTGGCTGCTGCGCGCATGATAGTAAAGCTGTTGCGGTAGTAGGCTGGCCGGGCACACCGTCTCACATTCGCCACAGCGTATACAGGGCATCGTGTCATTGAGTTGGCGCGCGTTCTCCTCGGGCATCACCAATATACAGTTACACCCCTTATCGATCGGCACGTCCGTCGAATCGACGGTAAACCCCATCATTGGACCGCCAACAATGAGTCGGTGCGAACCGGGCAGTAGGCCGCCGGCGTGATCAAGTAGGCTTTGAATGCTCGTGCCAAAGGGCGCGATGACGTTTTGGGGTTGGGCGACGCCGTCACCGCATACCGTAACGATGCGCGATGTAAGCGGACGGCCGGTTGCAAACAGGTCAAACACCGCCGCTGCCGTGCCGACGTTATGGCACAGATAGCCAATGTCCACTGGCAGCCCGTCGCTTGGGATTTCTTTGCCTGACAACACCTGGATAAGTTGACGTTCGCCGCCTTCCGGGTACTTGGCGTGCACCAAGCACAGGGTGAAGCGGGAATCACTGAGGTCCTCAAGCGCCTGCTGCATGGCGTCGATCGCCAGCACTTTGTCTTCCTCAAGCGCAATCATACAGCGATTGATTTGCAAGATATGCAGCATCGATTGCGCGCCACGCATGATGTCGCCTGCACGCTCGCGCATCAGCATTTCGTCGCAACTGATGTACGGTGCGCATTCCGCACCGTTTAACACCAGCGTGTGCAACGACTGATCGGCTTCGGCAGTGAGCTTCAGTGCTGTTGGAAAGGAAGCACCACCGAGACCGACGATGCCGGCGTCCGCTACGCGCTGACGCAGAATATTCGGATCGACCAGACGGAAATCGGTGTCAAGTGGGGCGGCGAAGTCTTGCGCTTGCTCGCGGTCGGCGAGAATCTCAACGCACGGTGCTGACAAGCCAGAGCGGTGGGCGATGACCCGTGACTCGATGCGCCCAACAGTGCCGGCGATGGTGGCGTGCACATTGGCGCTGAACGCGCCATCGGCCAGACCGATTACACTGCCAAGGCCAACTTTGTCGCCACGTTTTACACACGGTCGCGACAGTTTGCCACGATGTTGCAAGAGTGGTACCCAAACACGATCAGGTAGTGCCAACGTGCTGATCGGCTGCGCCGTTTGTTGTGCTTTGTTCGGCGGCAGCGACAGCCCACCCGGGAAGTCGTGTAACGTCAGCGCCGTCATCCGTGCGCCGCCGGCCGTTCGGTACGCCAAGTGGTGGGTGTCACCGCCATGTCGATCATGTCGATACAGTCAACGGGGCACGGTTCTACGCACAGATCACACCCGGTGCAGGAACTGGCGATGACCGTATGCATCAGTTTGGGCGCGCCGACGATCGCGTCGACTGGGCAGGCGAGGATGCATTTTTTACAGCCTATGCACAGGTCTTCATGAATGTAGGCTACTTTGGCAGGCGCCTCGATGCCATTCTCAGGGTTGAGCGGCATGGCCTCCCGACCCAGTAGGACCGCCAAAGCGTCGATCGTCGCTTCGCCACCGGGCGGGCACTGATTGATGTTGGCCTCGCCAGCCGCGATGGCTTCGGCATAAGGCCGGCATCCGGCATAGTTGCATTGGCCGCACTGTGTTTGTGGCAGTTCTGCATTGATCTGTTCGACCACCCGCTCTCCGGCGGCTTCGAAACGGGGGCGGTAACGCCGGTCGACCACGTAGAGCAGCAAGCCAACAAGCAGCATAGTCAGTGTCAGTACGATCGTCGCCGCACCGTTTCCCTCAAAGCCCATGTCAACGCACCATGCCGGCAAAACCAACAAATGCAAGGGCCATAATACCGGCGCTGATTAAGCCGATGGCGGCCCCGCGAAAGGGCGCGGGAATGTTGGCCAGTTCCAGTCGCTCGCGTTGTGCGGCTAATGCAAGCAAAACGAGTGAAAAACCGGCCGCGGCGCCAAAGCCATAAAAGAGCGATTCAACAAATGAATGCTGTTCGCGCACATTGAGTAACGCCACCCCTAACACGGCGCAATTAGTCGTGATGAGCGGTAGAAAAATTCCCAGAACCTGATGCAACATCGGCGAAATGGCGCGCAGTGTGATCTCAGTGAATTGCACCACCGCGGCGATGATCACAATGAAGCAGATGATGCGCAGATGATGGAGATCGAAGGGCGCGAGAAGAAAGTGATTGAGCGTCCAGCTAATACCGGAAGCGAGCGTGAGCACAAAGACGGTGGCAAAACACATGCCGACCGTGCCCTCCAGGCGTTGCGTGACGCCCATAAACGGACATAGGCCTAAAAACTGCACGAGGATAAAATTGTTGACCAGTACAGTCGCAATAAACAATGCAAGCAGTTCGGTCATGATGTGGCGTCGTGATCAGGTCACGCGCTGGCCGGGTTCAGCGCCTTCGTCGGGCGATAAAATGTACACGCCCGAATCGTTGCTGGCGGCCAGCACCATGCCTTCCGACACGCCAAAGCGCATTTTACGCGGCGCGAGGTTCGCCACCATGACCGTCAGGCGTCCAATTAAGTCGGCAGGTGCATAACTACGTTTTATGCCGGCAAACACATTGCGCGTTTGACCGTCCCC
This genomic window contains:
- the rsxA gene encoding electron transport complex subunit RsxA, which codes for MTELLALFIATVLVNNFILVQFLGLCPFMGVTQRLEGTVGMCFATVFVLTLASGISWTLNHFLLAPFDLHHLRIICFIVIIAAVVQFTEITLRAISPMLHQVLGIFLPLITTNCAVLGVALLNVREQHSFVESLFYGFGAAAGFSLVLLALAAQRERLELANIPAPFRGAAIGLISAGIMALAFVGFAGMVR
- the rsxB gene encoding electron transport complex subunit RsxB yields the protein MGFEGNGAATIVLTLTMLLVGLLLYVVDRRYRPRFEAAGERVVEQINAELPQTQCGQCNYAGCRPYAEAIAAGEANINQCPPGGEATIDALAVLLGREAMPLNPENGIEAPAKVAYIHEDLCIGCKKCILACPVDAIVGAPKLMHTVIASSCTGCDLCVEPCPVDCIDMIDMAVTPTTWRTERPAAHG
- the rsxC gene encoding electron transport complex subunit RsxC, translated to MTALTLHDFPGGLSLPPNKAQQTAQPISTLALPDRVWVPLLQHRGKLSRPCVKRGDKVGLGSVIGLADGAFSANVHATIAGTVGRIESRVIAHRSGLSAPCVEILADREQAQDFAAPLDTDFRLVDPNILRQRVADAGIVGLGGASFPTALKLTAEADQSLHTLVLNGAECAPYISCDEMLMRERAGDIMRGAQSMLHILQINRCMIALEEDKVLAIDAMQQALEDLSDSRFTLCLVHAKYPEGGERQLIQVLSGKEIPSDGLPVDIGYLCHNVGTAAAVFDLFATGRPLTSRIVTVCGDGVAQPQNVIAPFGTSIQSLLDHAGGLLPGSHRLIVGGPMMGFTVDSTDVPIDKGCNCILVMPEENARQLNDTMPCIRCGECETVCPASLLPQQLYYHARSSHLERLPDFHLFDCIECGCCDYVCPSNLPLTQYFRYAKDELWFRSQQQARSNQARERYEQREQRLLRQQQERDAARAERQQATRDAKQKQSDILAAVARAKARKKGDSS